From Halotia branconii CENA392, the proteins below share one genomic window:
- a CDS encoding ribonuclease Z: MQITFLGTSSGVPTRARNVSSVALRLPQRAELWLFDCGEGTQHQILRSDLKSSQLSRIFVTHMHGDHIFGLMGLLASCGLAGNVERVDMYGPPGLNEYIQAALRYSHTHFSYPVKVHTVRPGVIFEDHEFTVSCGLLHHRIPAFGYRIAEKDRPGRFDVEKAKALQIPPGRIYGQLKRGETVTLADGRVINGKNLCGPTEIGRKIAYCTDTVYCEGAIELAQDADVLIHEATFAHQDADLAFQRLHSTTTMAAQTALVAKAKRLLMTHFSPRYAPGNTLDLKDLLLEARAIFPNTDMAYDFMTYEVPRRRQVELTDVRV; the protein is encoded by the coding sequence GTGCAGATAACATTTTTAGGGACAAGTTCTGGTGTACCCACAAGAGCGCGCAATGTTTCTAGCGTTGCTTTAAGACTACCCCAACGGGCAGAACTGTGGTTATTCGACTGTGGCGAAGGTACTCAGCATCAAATTCTGCGGAGTGACCTTAAAAGTAGTCAGCTATCCCGAATTTTTGTTACCCACATGCACGGCGACCATATTTTTGGCTTGATGGGACTTCTTGCTAGTTGCGGTTTGGCTGGTAATGTGGAACGAGTTGATATGTATGGCCCACCTGGATTAAATGAATATATCCAAGCTGCTTTACGGTATTCTCATACCCATTTTTCTTATCCCGTCAAAGTTCATACTGTCCGCCCCGGTGTCATTTTTGAAGATCATGAGTTCACCGTTAGCTGTGGTCTTTTGCATCACCGCATTCCAGCTTTCGGTTATCGCATAGCAGAAAAAGACCGACCAGGACGCTTTGATGTGGAAAAAGCCAAGGCTTTACAAATTCCTCCTGGTCGCATTTATGGTCAACTCAAGCGCGGTGAAACGGTGACACTTGCCGATGGGCGAGTGATTAATGGCAAAAATCTATGTGGTCCTACAGAAATCGGTCGCAAGATTGCCTATTGTACAGATACAGTTTACTGTGAGGGTGCTATTGAACTAGCTCAGGATGCAGATGTGTTAATTCATGAGGCTACTTTTGCTCATCAAGATGCAGATTTAGCTTTTCAGCGTTTACATTCTACAACTACGATGGCAGCACAAACAGCTTTAGTTGCTAAAGCAAAGCGATTACTTATGACTCATTTTAGTCCTCGCTATGCTCCTGGCAATACCCTGGACTTGAAGGATCTGCTTTTGGAAGCTCGGGCAATTTTTCCTAATACAGACATGGCTTATGATTTCATGACTTATGAGGTTCCCAGACGACGGCAAGTAGAGTTAACTGATGTCAGGGTTTGA
- a CDS encoding Uma2 family endonuclease, translating to MRYLYRFNGKPEFNDDRNDEILNPLLIIEVLSPSTEAYDRGDKFRKYRSIGGFCEYLLVSQTEPYIEQYHNLDSNSNDRWLWQVHSHLERAIFLHSLNVEIALTEIYRRINF from the coding sequence GTGCGGTACTTATACCGATTTAATGGTAAACCAGAATTTAATGACGATCGCAATGATGAAATCCTCAATCCTTTGCTCATTATCGAAGTTCTATCGCCCTCTACCGAAGCTTATGACCGAGGCGACAAGTTCAGAAAATATCGCTCTATTGGCGGCTTTTGTGAATATTTACTTGTCAGCCAAACTGAACCCTACATTGAGCAGTATCACAACCTTGATAGTAACAGTAATGATCGTTGGCTATGGCAAGTTCACTCTCACCTTGAGAGAGCGATCTTTTTGCACAGTTTAAATGTAGAAATTGCCTTAACAGAAATCTATCGTCGCATTAATTTTTAA
- a CDS encoding Dethiobiotin synthetase — protein sequence MNYETAHKLLIAQTLTTEENPDALLMRMKQGKAPIPGQITSILLALKVVFEGLKEDSSLDRELAFALYQLGVKAQQIFVAGRKAGVDWPPLLKEDLLRISLATESIFSGVWQTPPSGVLGKF from the coding sequence ATGAATTACGAAACAGCTCACAAACTCCTAATTGCTCAAACGCTAACAACTGAGGAAAACCCAGATGCCCTGTTAATGCGTATGAAGCAGGGAAAAGCGCCAATACCCGGTCAGATTACCTCAATTTTATTAGCGTTAAAAGTGGTGTTTGAAGGTCTTAAAGAAGATTCTAGTCTTGATAGAGAATTGGCTTTTGCTCTTTATCAGTTAGGTGTTAAAGCCCAACAGATATTTGTTGCAGGGCGCAAAGCTGGAGTTGATTGGCCGCCACTGTTAAAGGAAGATTTGTTAAGAATTTCTCTAGCGACTGAAAGTATTTTTTCTGGTGTATGGCAAACTCCACCTTCTGGGGTGTTAGGAAAATTTTAA
- the crtD gene encoding C-3',4' desaturase CrtD, which produces MSNVFIDKNQPHVIVIGAGIGGLTAGALLARRGYSVLILDQAIVPGGCASTFKRQGFTFDVGATQVAGLEPGGIHHRIFSELAIDLPAATPCDPACAVYLPGESIPINVWRDPEKWQEERQRQFPGSEPFWQLMATLFNASWEFQGRDPILPPRNLWDLGQLIQAVRPSTLITAPFTLLTVGDALRLFGLGNDQRLRTFLDLQLKLYSQVNANETALLYAATALSVSQLPQGLFHLQGSMQVLSDRLVQALERDNGKLLMRHTVEEIQVENGKANAVVIRNQKTGEVWTEAADYIVANVTVQNLTQLLKAQATSGYKHRVEKLPPASGAFVVYLGVDASAIPLDCPPHLQFMYDANGPIGENNSLFVSVSHPGDGRAPEGKATIIASSFVDPTPWWQTQDYQGLKQKYTQEAIARLNQYFYLKPETIIHQEAATPRTFAHFTARDRGIVGGIGQRIPTFGPFGFANRTPINHLWLVGDSTHPGEGTAGVSYSALTVVRQIDRG; this is translated from the coding sequence ATGTCTAACGTCTTTATTGACAAAAATCAACCTCACGTCATCGTCATTGGTGCAGGAATCGGCGGACTGACTGCTGGGGCATTATTAGCTCGTAGAGGTTACAGTGTCTTAATCCTAGACCAAGCTATTGTACCGGGCGGCTGTGCTTCCACATTTAAACGCCAGGGATTTACCTTTGATGTGGGAGCAACTCAGGTAGCAGGATTAGAGCCAGGAGGGATTCATCACCGGATTTTCTCAGAATTGGCAATAGATTTACCAGCAGCAACGCCTTGTGATCCGGCTTGTGCGGTGTATTTACCTGGGGAAAGTATCCCTATTAACGTTTGGCGCGACCCAGAAAAATGGCAAGAGGAACGGCAAAGACAGTTTCCTGGTAGCGAACCCTTTTGGCAGTTAATGGCAACATTATTTAATGCCAGTTGGGAATTTCAAGGACGCGACCCTATATTACCGCCGCGTAATTTGTGGGATTTGGGGCAGCTAATTCAAGCAGTGCGTCCTAGTACATTAATTACCGCACCCTTCACTCTCTTGACGGTAGGAGATGCTTTACGGTTATTTGGTTTAGGAAATGACCAACGACTGAGAACATTTTTGGACTTGCAACTAAAGTTGTATTCTCAGGTAAATGCAAATGAAACTGCATTGCTGTATGCCGCAACCGCTTTGAGTGTATCCCAATTACCCCAAGGGTTATTTCACCTCCAAGGTAGTATGCAAGTATTAAGCGATCGCCTGGTGCAAGCTTTAGAAAGAGACAATGGTAAATTGTTGATGCGCCATACAGTCGAGGAAATTCAAGTAGAAAATGGCAAAGCTAATGCTGTAGTCATTAGAAATCAGAAAACTGGTGAAGTGTGGACAGAAGCCGCTGACTATATAGTTGCTAACGTCACTGTGCAGAATTTAACGCAACTATTAAAAGCACAAGCGACCTCTGGCTATAAACATCGGGTAGAAAAATTGCCCCCAGCATCAGGCGCGTTTGTAGTGTATTTGGGTGTAGATGCGAGTGCCATTCCTCTTGATTGTCCGCCCCATCTACAATTTATGTACGATGCCAACGGCCCCATTGGCGAGAACAATTCCTTGTTTGTCTCCGTCAGTCATCCTGGAGATGGTCGCGCCCCTGAGGGTAAAGCTACAATTATCGCTTCTTCCTTTGTCGATCCTACGCCGTGGTGGCAAACCCAAGATTATCAAGGACTCAAACAAAAGTATACTCAAGAGGCGATCGCTCGTCTTAACCAATACTTCTATTTGAAACCAGAAACAATTATTCATCAAGAAGCTGCTACACCCCGCACCTTTGCCCATTTTACAGCCCGCGATCGCGGTATAGTTGGCGGTATTGGCCAAAGAATACCTACCTTCGGCCCCTTTGGTTTTGCCAATCGTACACCTATCAATCATCTGTGGTTAGTTGGTGACTCCACGCATCCAGGGGAAGGTACTGCTGGGGTAAGTTATTCGGCGTTAACAGTGGTTAGACAAATTGATAGGGGTTAG
- a CDS encoding Uma2 family endonuclease: protein MSEPQTQLPTDVWIPASWQEYLQVLTQLQTDKAKSYYYKGHIRLEMPPVSFDHGHDHVVIIFAVSLFATLKGILATGLDTTTFRKTKVQDCQPDVAYYLREYAQTIPTNTGIVNLDRYPAPDLVIEIAKTSLLDDLGTKRSLYEELGVTEYWVVDVQNVQIIAYTMADQGSKRIQESQVLPGLVIAIVEAALRRSRETSQSEVGTWLFSQFQQKDS from the coding sequence ATGAGTGAACCTCAAACCCAGTTACCTACAGATGTATGGATTCCTGCTTCTTGGCAAGAATATTTGCAGGTACTTACTCAACTACAGACCGATAAGGCGAAAAGTTATTACTACAAAGGACATATAAGGCTGGAAATGCCACCAGTTAGTTTTGATCATGGTCATGACCACGTAGTAATTATATTTGCTGTGAGTCTATTTGCCACACTTAAAGGAATTTTAGCCACAGGTTTAGACACAACTACTTTTCGGAAAACTAAAGTTCAGGACTGTCAGCCTGATGTAGCGTATTACCTCAGAGAATACGCCCAAACTATCCCAACTAATACAGGAATTGTCAACCTTGATCGCTACCCTGCACCAGATTTAGTGATTGAGATTGCAAAAACATCTCTACTGGATGACTTGGGTACAAAACGAAGCCTCTACGAAGAATTAGGCGTTACTGAGTACTGGGTAGTAGATGTGCAAAATGTCCAAATCATTGCATACACTATGGCAGACCAAGGTAGTAAACGTATTCAAGAATCGCAGGTTTTACCAGGATTGGTAATTGCAATTGTAGAAGCAGCCTTACGCCGTAGCCGTGAAACGAGTCAATCTGAAGTTGGAACTTGGTTATTCAGCCAGTTTCAGCAAAAGGATAGTTGA
- a CDS encoding CHAT domain-containing protein has product MGKTTAAEHAYFQISQRLSGSEDSCLWFKLINYESDRDLCDAIFRDEKFQAWLRGKHKLYLFLDSLDEGLLCIRKIVIILKREIEKLPCDRLYFRITCRTADWSSNLEQKLKDKWEETNVGVYQLAPLLRENVIEEANKSRINSDDFLQEVFNKNAIPLAIKPITLKFLLGIYQNGRFPSSQKDLYEEGCLQMCEEVNPDRRDSDNIGSLSAKKRLIIAGRIAALLLFSNKSAIWINPEYGDMPKTDIAIGNLCIGKEHIDQQEFSFDEKCIKKEILSITELFSSRGQHRIGFAHQTYAEFLAAWYLYHHKTPLNRIMQLFVSPEDPERKLIPQLHETSAWLASMRNDVLQEIMKTDPDVLLQSDIPTDADVRAAIVDSLLKHYEQGKLFDLNRDNYFRYGKLKHSGLTVQLSPYIQDSSKPLQARDAAIDIAEVCEVNELQEELVNVALDSSQLINLRVSAAKAICKVGNTSTKMRLKLLAVNQLPEDENDQLKGYTLRAVWPDNLTAEELFKVLTPHKRRNFMGAYRDFLDFKLAEKLQPTDLLVALNWLEKQSLRSFRHPFERLADAILLKAWQNFDFPDIAESFTKVALIQWREYQKIITSGNELQKEFESLVINDIDKRHKFIEESVIKVAQSGEDIYFLLDSLTRDILLTEDIYWMLEKLKNIDTPEERIWVELIQWKFNHQDLKQRDAILTATQTNNILREEFYKAENLRSEYQRRQEEKNIRQKPLLYPSPKEQIIIFLEQLESGNLSAWWQLNMEMMLEPDSEFYKHKFELDLTKLPGWQEADVKTRERIINAAKKYIEEYSQLASDWIETNTFYEPESAGFKALLLLLQERPETLETLSSHIWQRWASIIVGYPYNSQKEEFYKELIKWSYLKAPSETLNTLVSIIDKENKKDNPILILHKFEKCWDERFQAVLIKKARDTAIKSECLEQLLEELLNKKSTEARQFAQSLVSIPLPLEEEAHQKALVAAKVLVEYAEPISWAVLWSVIEQDTDFGREVFEAVTNRYVRGIDLNLTEKQLADLYIWLVWQYPHFEDPDHSNEVLAHNIGVRESVAELRDGVLTQLRDTGTSQACTEIERIYNQFPELTWLTRTLFHAKNIMRRENWERQSFRPEQILQIINIKESPTMKTILILASSPVDEARLRLDKEVREIDEGLRRAQKRDQFKLEQRWAVQTDDLRRALLDTEPQIVHFCGHGSGSQGLVIEDENGQSKLVSNEALANLFKLCNEHVECVLLNACYSEVQAEAIFQHIDHVIGMNNAVGDTAAIKFAMGFYDALGAGKSIETAYKFGCNAIELENIPEHLTPKLKKKQ; this is encoded by the coding sequence ATGGGCAAAACTACAGCAGCCGAACACGCATATTTTCAAATCAGTCAGAGGCTTAGTGGTTCAGAAGATAGTTGTTTGTGGTTCAAACTTATTAACTATGAATCAGATAGGGATCTGTGTGATGCAATCTTCCGCGACGAAAAGTTTCAGGCTTGGCTTAGAGGAAAACATAAACTATATCTTTTTTTAGATAGCCTAGATGAAGGATTACTTTGCATCCGTAAAATTGTCATTATTCTCAAGCGTGAAATAGAAAAGCTACCTTGTGATCGTCTATATTTTCGGATCACTTGCAGAACGGCTGACTGGTCAAGCAACTTGGAGCAAAAGCTAAAAGATAAGTGGGAAGAAACTAATGTAGGAGTCTACCAGCTAGCTCCTCTACTTCGAGAAAATGTAATTGAAGAAGCAAATAAGAGTAGGATAAACTCTGACGATTTTTTACAGGAAGTTTTCAACAAAAATGCTATTCCTCTTGCTATCAAGCCAATAACATTAAAATTTCTTTTGGGTATTTACCAAAACGGACGATTTCCTTCTTCTCAGAAAGATTTGTACGAAGAAGGCTGTTTACAAATGTGTGAAGAAGTTAACCCAGATCGCCGTGATTCAGACAATATTGGCAGTTTAAGTGCCAAAAAGCGATTAATTATAGCAGGTAGAATTGCTGCATTGCTTTTATTTTCCAATAAGTCTGCTATCTGGATCAATCCAGAATACGGGGATATGCCTAAGACTGATATTGCTATTGGTAATTTGTGTATAGGTAAAGAACATATTGATCAGCAAGAGTTTTCCTTTGACGAAAAGTGCATTAAAAAAGAAATTTTATCGATTACAGAGTTATTTTCTTCGCGTGGACAGCATCGAATCGGGTTCGCCCACCAGACTTATGCTGAATTTCTTGCTGCATGGTACTTATATCACCATAAAACACCTTTGAATAGGATAATGCAACTGTTTGTTTCACCTGAAGATCCTGAACGTAAGTTAATACCTCAACTTCATGAGACATCAGCGTGGTTAGCTAGTATGAGAAATGATGTACTTCAGGAAATTATGAAAACAGATCCTGATGTATTGTTGCAAAGCGATATACCAACAGATGCAGATGTTCGAGCAGCGATAGTTGATAGCTTATTAAAACATTACGAGCAAGGAAAGTTATTTGATTTAAATAGAGATAATTATTTTCGATACGGAAAACTTAAACATTCTGGATTGACTGTGCAATTAAGTCCATATATTCAAGATTCTAGCAAACCACTTCAGGCGCGAGATGCAGCAATAGATATTGCTGAAGTTTGTGAAGTAAATGAACTTCAAGAAGAGTTAGTAAATGTAGCACTTGATTCATCCCAATTAATAAATCTCAGAGTTAGTGCTGCAAAAGCAATATGTAAAGTTGGGAATACCAGTACAAAAATGAGGTTAAAACTACTAGCTGTTAATCAATTACCAGAAGATGAGAATGACCAACTGAAAGGATATACTTTAAGAGCAGTTTGGCCAGATAATCTGACCGCAGAAGAATTGTTTAAGGTTCTAACTCCGCATAAACGGAGAAATTTTATGGGAGCGTATCGAGACTTTCTTGACTTTAAACTTGCAGAAAAACTCCAGCCAACTGACTTACTAGTGGCTCTTAACTGGCTTGAAAAGCAGAGTCTTAGAAGTTTTAGACACCCATTTGAAAGACTTGCAGATGCAATACTCCTAAAAGCATGGCAAAATTTTGATTTTCCTGATATTGCAGAAAGTTTTACTAAAGTGGCTTTAATACAGTGGAGAGAATACCAGAAAATTATAACTTCTGGCAATGAACTTCAAAAAGAATTTGAATCATTAGTCATTAATGATATTGATAAACGACACAAATTTATTGAAGAATCAGTTATAAAAGTTGCACAATCAGGAGAAGATATATATTTTTTATTAGATTCCTTAACAAGAGATATCCTTTTAACAGAAGATATTTATTGGATGCTTGAAAAACTCAAAAATATTGATACTCCAGAAGAACGAATCTGGGTAGAATTAATACAGTGGAAATTCAATCATCAAGATTTAAAGCAGAGAGATGCTATCCTCACAGCTACACAGACTAATAATATATTGCGTGAAGAGTTTTACAAAGCTGAGAATTTGAGGTCTGAATATCAAAGAAGACAAGAAGAGAAAAATATTAGACAAAAACCTCTTTTATATCCATCGCCCAAAGAGCAAATTATTATATTTCTGGAGCAGCTAGAGTCAGGAAATTTATCAGCTTGGTGGCAACTAAATATGGAGATGATGCTTGAGCCAGACAGTGAATTTTATAAACATAAATTTGAATTAGATTTAACAAAACTCCCTGGATGGCAAGAAGCCGATGTCAAAACTCGTGAGAGAATCATTAATGCTGCTAAAAAATACATTGAAGAATATAGTCAATTAGCTTCTGACTGGATAGAGACAAACACGTTTTACGAACCAGAATCAGCAGGATTTAAAGCTTTATTGTTACTTTTGCAGGAACGCCCAGAAACTTTAGAGACTTTATCATCTCATATATGGCAAAGATGGGCATCTATTATCGTTGGCTATCCTTACAACAGCCAAAAAGAAGAATTTTATAAAGAGCTAATAAAGTGGTCATATCTGAAAGCTCCTAGCGAAACTCTGAATACGCTAGTATCAATTATTGATAAAGAAAATAAGAAAGATAATCCTATACTTATTCTTCATAAATTTGAAAAATGCTGGGATGAGCGTTTCCAAGCAGTTCTTATAAAAAAGGCTAGAGATACTGCAATTAAGTCTGAATGTCTAGAGCAATTACTTGAAGAACTTTTAAATAAAAAATCAACTGAAGCTCGACAGTTTGCTCAATCCCTGGTTTCTATTCCCTTACCTTTAGAAGAAGAAGCACATCAAAAAGCTTTAGTTGCAGCTAAGGTATTAGTCGAGTATGCAGAACCTATTAGTTGGGCAGTTCTTTGGTCAGTTATTGAACAAGATACAGATTTTGGAAGAGAAGTATTTGAAGCAGTCACTAACCGCTATGTGCGTGGTATTGATTTAAATCTGACTGAAAAACAACTAGCTGATTTGTACATCTGGCTAGTTTGGCAGTATCCTCATTTTGAAGATCCCGATCACAGTAATGAAGTTCTTGCTCATAATATTGGTGTTAGAGAAAGCGTTGCTGAATTGAGAGATGGTGTTCTCACACAACTGAGAGACACTGGCACATCTCAGGCTTGTACTGAAATTGAGCGTATTTATAATCAGTTTCCTGAATTAACATGGCTGACAAGAACTTTGTTTCATGCCAAAAATATTATGCGACGCGAAAATTGGGAACGACAATCATTTAGACCAGAGCAAATTCTCCAGATTATAAATATAAAGGAATCACCCACTATGAAGACAATTCTTATCCTGGCATCAAGCCCAGTTGATGAGGCAAGATTACGTCTTGATAAAGAAGTGCGCGAAATTGATGAGGGGTTACGTCGAGCTCAAAAACGCGATCAATTTAAATTAGAGCAAAGATGGGCTGTTCAGACTGATGATTTACGTCGAGCCTTACTAGATACCGAACCACAAATTGTTCATTTCTGCGGACATGGATCAGGTAGTCAAGGACTAGTGATAGAAGATGAGAATGGACAATCAAAACTAGTGAGTAACGAGGCTCTAGCAAATTTATTTAAATTATGTAATGAACACGTCGAATGTGTTCTCCTTAATGCTTGCTATTCTGAAGTGCAAGCAGAGGCTATTTTTCAGCATATTGACCATGTAATTGGAATGAATAATGCAGTTGGAGACACTGCTGCAATTAAGTTTGCTATGGGATTTTATGACGCTCTAGGGGCTGGAAAGTCTATTGAAACTGCTTATAAATTTGGATGTAATGCAATTGAGCTAGAAAATATTCCAGAACATCTAACTCCAAAATTGAAGAAGAAACAATAG
- a CDS encoding DUF433 domain-containing protein — translation MTLRIVAESAPLNTNEDGAILVGNTRVTLDTLVAVFKQGTTAEEIVYRYPSLNLADVYATIAFYLKHQLEVEDYLQQRRQLSQEVRAMNQTRFDPQGLRDRLLARKTQQEAC, via the coding sequence ATGACACTGAGGATCGTGGCTGAATCTGCTCCTTTAAACACCAATGAAGATGGTGCAATTCTTGTTGGAAACACTCGCGTTACATTGGATACTTTGGTAGCTGTCTTTAAGCAAGGCACAACGGCAGAGGAGATTGTTTATCGGTATCCGTCGCTGAATCTAGCTGACGTTTATGCCACGATCGCCTTTTATCTCAAGCATCAATTGGAAGTAGAAGACTACTTGCAACAGCGGCGGCAGCTATCACAAGAGGTTCGCGCCATGAATCAAACAAGATTTGACCCACAAGGTTTACGCGATCGCTTGCTTGCCCGCAAAACACAACAAGAAGCATGTTGA
- a CDS encoding M16 family metallopeptidase — MTSTLLPFSRLNSPTVHKLPNGLTIIAEQMPVEAINLNLWIKVGSAVESDAINGMAHFLEHMIFKGTEQLASGEFERRIEERGAVTNAATSQDYTHYYITTAPKDFAELAPLQIDVVFNANIPDDAFERERLVVLEEIRRSDDNPHRRTFRRAMETAFEKLPYRRPVLGPEAVIAQLQPQQMRDFHASWYQPQSITAVAVGNLPVEELIATVAEGFQNSQTSNVEMHHSASGQETAFTEIVRREFIDESLQQARLVMVWRVPGLNQLEQTYGLDVLAAILGHGRTSRLVRDLREERGLVSAISVSNMSNQLQGAFYISAKCAVENLPAVEDAIAQHIRILQTELVSEKEIARVRRRVANRFIFGNETPSDRAGLYGYYHSLIGDLEPAFNYPNHIQSQEAPDLLLAANQYLCPDAYGVVVLKPY, encoded by the coding sequence ATGACTTCAACTCTGCTGCCGTTTTCTCGTCTCAATTCCCCAACAGTGCATAAATTGCCTAATGGTTTAACAATCATTGCCGAGCAAATGCCAGTTGAGGCTATAAATCTCAACTTATGGATTAAAGTTGGTTCCGCTGTAGAATCTGATGCCATTAACGGTATGGCTCATTTTTTAGAACACATGATTTTTAAGGGAACCGAGCAACTAGCTAGCGGCGAGTTTGAACGGCGAATTGAAGAGCGAGGTGCAGTCACGAATGCCGCAACTAGTCAAGATTATACTCACTACTATATAACTACTGCTCCTAAAGACTTTGCTGAACTTGCCCCGCTGCAAATAGATGTTGTATTTAATGCTAATATTCCTGACGATGCCTTTGAACGCGAACGCTTGGTAGTTTTAGAAGAAATCAGGCGTTCTGATGATAATCCCCACCGCCGCACATTTCGACGAGCGATGGAAACAGCATTTGAAAAGCTACCTTATCGCCGTCCAGTATTAGGGCCAGAAGCAGTGATTGCTCAACTCCAACCTCAACAAATGCGAGATTTTCATGCTAGCTGGTATCAACCCCAATCAATTACGGCTGTGGCTGTAGGCAATTTACCTGTGGAAGAATTAATTGCTACAGTTGCTGAGGGATTTCAAAACTCTCAAACATCAAATGTAGAGATGCATCATAGCGCGTCTGGACAAGAAACTGCGTTTACAGAAATTGTTCGGCGGGAATTTATCGATGAAAGTCTCCAGCAAGCACGGCTAGTCATGGTTTGGCGAGTTCCAGGTTTAAACCAGCTAGAACAAACTTATGGGTTGGATGTTTTAGCAGCAATTTTAGGACACGGACGGACATCAAGACTAGTGCGAGATTTACGAGAAGAACGAGGATTGGTGTCTGCAATTTCTGTAAGCAATATGAGTAATCAGTTACAAGGAGCGTTTTATATATCGGCTAAATGTGCAGTCGAAAATTTACCAGCTGTCGAAGATGCGATCGCCCAACACATCCGTATTTTACAAACAGAATTAGTATCAGAAAAAGAAATTGCCCGTGTAAGGCGGCGAGTAGCGAATAGATTTATATTTGGTAACGAAACACCAAGCGATCGCGCTGGTTTATATGGTTACTATCACTCTTTAATCGGAGATTTAGAACCAGCGTTTAACTATCCAAATCATATTCAAAGCCAAGAAGCACCGGATTTACTCTTGGCTGCTAATCAGTATCTTTGTCCTGATGCTTATGGTGTAGTTGTCCTTAAACCGTACTAA
- a CDS encoding tetratricopeptide repeat protein yields MNNEFYQRGLEKAKQKDYAGAIEEFSHALQLIPYSAQAYIQRGLAYYDSGAIHQAVSDYTQALNYYPDSVEASYCRALARVALKNLPGALEDVDRAIRLNPYHAAAYNLRGIVRRKQGDIQDAIASFKKAAELYLAQQDKENCRLCLSKIKQLQPPEKPEVPQQTFTSAPIVSTNAYFTQLLEKAEKGDTREAIADLNWVLQADPQDAQAYCCRGVVRCKMGNYQEAIADFNQALLLNFKDAVVYRNRGKARCLLGDNQGAIADFNQALQIQPEDALVYVARGNAYRAAGDYLGAIADYTQALQINADDAQAYYNRGIAYTFLEEMQNAIADYQRAASIYCEKEDWENYHQVLNSLQKIQKHSPESKQQKYNLLHQRLLRLVGGYWEIAQRLIEQQQDYHPGMSQEWYLQKVIDDLERDRGR; encoded by the coding sequence ATGAATAACGAGTTTTATCAGAGAGGATTAGAAAAAGCGAAACAAAAAGACTACGCTGGAGCTATTGAAGAATTTAGCCATGCTTTGCAACTGATACCTTACTCTGCACAAGCTTACATACAAAGAGGTTTGGCATATTACGATTCAGGAGCAATTCATCAAGCTGTTTCCGATTACACTCAAGCTCTTAACTATTATCCTGATAGTGTAGAGGCTAGTTATTGTCGGGCATTGGCTAGGGTAGCCCTGAAAAATTTGCCAGGGGCGCTTGAAGATGTTGATCGCGCAATTCGGCTGAATCCCTATCATGCCGCAGCTTATAATTTGCGGGGAATAGTGCGGCGCAAACAAGGAGATATTCAAGATGCGATCGCCAGTTTTAAAAAAGCCGCAGAATTATATTTAGCACAACAAGATAAAGAAAATTGTCGCCTGTGTTTGTCAAAAATTAAACAGTTACAACCGCCAGAAAAACCAGAAGTTCCACAACAAACTTTCACGAGTGCGCCCATCGTTTCTACAAACGCATATTTCACGCAATTATTAGAAAAAGCAGAAAAGGGAGACACCCGCGAAGCAATTGCAGATTTAAACTGGGTATTGCAAGCCGATCCGCAAGATGCCCAAGCTTATTGCTGTCGTGGTGTGGTACGTTGCAAAATGGGGAATTATCAAGAAGCGATCGCCGATTTTAACCAAGCATTATTACTAAACTTTAAAGATGCCGTTGTTTATCGCAATCGCGGTAAAGCCCGTTGCCTTTTGGGAGATAATCAAGGAGCGATCGCCGATTTTAACCAAGCACTCCAGATTCAGCCCGAAGATGCTTTAGTCTATGTTGCCAGAGGTAATGCTTACCGGGCAGCAGGCGATTATCTCGGTGCAATTGCTGACTACACCCAAGCGCTACAAATCAATGCCGACGATGCCCAAGCTTACTACAATCGCGGCATCGCCTATACTTTTTTAGAAGAAATGCAAAATGCGATCGCAGATTATCAACGAGCAGCTAGTATTTATTGTGAGAAAGAAGACTGGGAAAACTATCACCAAGTTTTAAACAGTCTCCAAAAAATTCAGAAACATAGTCCTGAATCAAAACAACAAAAGTATAACCTGCTACATCAGCGACTTTTACGGTTAGTGGGGGGATATTGGGAAATTGCCCAGCGATTAATTGAACAGCAGCAAGATTATCATCCTGGAATGTCGCAAGAGTGGTATTTGCAAAAAGTGATTGATGATCTAGAGCGCGATCGCGGGAGATAA